The following proteins are encoded in a genomic region of Acetobacter oryzoeni:
- a CDS encoding sterol desaturase family protein → MSGTLNNSSLKTGRSFDLGKMNLRQLWVAYLTYPTILLYFALVIASAALAAYFFAGWWPTLVSLVAVVIVYPLVWYLLHRYVLHGRILYKMKWTAALWKRIHFDHHQDPHLLDVLFGAPATTLPTIGAVTIPIGYLIGGIGAAATAFGTGVAITCIYEFFHCIQHLNYKPRASWIQRMKARHVLHHFHDEDGNFGITSFVVDRIFGSYYLDAKARPRSPTVFNLGYDVKEAQQYPWVMDLTGAPPRDRPDGARPAENRKAA, encoded by the coding sequence ATGAGCGGAACGCTAAATAACTCGTCGCTTAAAACCGGGCGCAGCTTTGATCTGGGAAAAATGAACCTCAGGCAGCTTTGGGTGGCATATCTTACCTACCCTACCATCCTGCTCTATTTTGCGCTGGTTATTGCTTCTGCTGCGCTGGCTGCGTACTTTTTTGCAGGCTGGTGGCCAACACTGGTTTCTCTGGTAGCGGTGGTTATTGTGTATCCATTGGTATGGTACTTGCTGCACCGCTACGTGCTGCATGGCCGTATCCTGTATAAAATGAAATGGACGGCCGCTCTGTGGAAGCGCATCCATTTTGACCATCATCAGGATCCGCATCTGCTGGATGTTCTGTTCGGCGCACCCGCTACAACACTGCCGACCATTGGGGCAGTAACCATCCCCATTGGGTATCTTATTGGTGGCATTGGGGCTGCAGCCACAGCATTTGGCACGGGCGTGGCCATTACCTGCATTTACGAATTCTTCCACTGCATCCAGCACCTCAACTACAAACCACGTGCGAGTTGGATTCAGCGCATGAAAGCGCGCCATGTGCTGCACCACTTCCATGATGAAGATGGAAACTTCGGCATCACCAGCTTTGTCGTGGACCGGATATTTGGCTCATATTATCTGGATGCCAAAGCCCGCCCCCGTAGCCCCACGGTTTTCAACCTTGGTTACGATGTTAAGGAAGCCCAACAGTATCCGTGGGTGATGGATCTGACTGGCGCTCCCCCGCGTGATCGCCCCGATGGTGCACGCCCGGCGGAGAACAGGAAAGCGGCATGA
- a CDS encoding LptF/LptG family permease, which translates to MTARMFNVPFLRRIVASLRPGTLDRYLIAQVMPPFLVALSVVMIALILERLLVLFNLLAAGNNHIGIFIGLLAALLPHYLGLAIPAALCVAVFTVIRRMSQNEEIDAINSSGLSLLRITRPYIQLGVVLGILSFLLYGFIQPHARYDFRSTFYIASHTGWAPRLQPRMFASPSSQLTIVADKVSQSGSDLENVFIRDLSEQQERDITARNGHIRIGSDGETVQIDLTNGVIVTDKGDGVPSLVTFDHSTRYLTHASHISPFRTRGEDERELTSPELVGRLIRHDPSISRPHMRSEVHFRMARSLTVPFIPLLAASLALMRKRQRNNAGLPLAFIIMVGFDHIIQFGHSMVATKKASLLLIWGPALVFIVGCTLLLLYKSGAFQVLKAWRSRSSAQKALP; encoded by the coding sequence ATGACAGCCCGCATGTTCAATGTGCCTTTTCTGCGCCGGATTGTAGCTTCGCTTCGCCCCGGCACATTAGACCGCTACCTGATCGCTCAGGTTATGCCGCCTTTTCTGGTGGCGCTGTCTGTTGTGATGATTGCCCTGATACTTGAACGCCTTTTGGTGCTGTTCAACTTGCTGGCAGCGGGCAACAACCACATTGGCATCTTTATTGGCTTGCTGGCGGCTCTGCTGCCTCACTATCTGGGCTTGGCTATTCCCGCAGCGCTCTGCGTGGCGGTGTTTACCGTCATCCGCCGCATGAGCCAGAATGAAGAAATTGATGCCATTAACAGCAGTGGCCTTTCACTGTTGCGGATCACACGCCCCTATATCCAGTTGGGCGTTGTGTTGGGTATCCTTTCCTTCCTGCTTTATGGCTTTATCCAGCCTCACGCGCGGTATGATTTTCGCTCAACATTTTATATTGCCAGCCATACGGGCTGGGCACCGCGTTTGCAGCCCCGTATGTTTGCCAGCCCTTCCTCCCAACTCACCATTGTTGCGGACAAGGTCTCCCAAAGCGGTTCTGATCTGGAAAATGTTTTTATCAGAGATCTATCTGAGCAGCAGGAACGCGATATTACAGCGCGCAATGGGCATATCCGTATCGGTTCAGATGGAGAAACGGTTCAGATTGATCTGACCAATGGCGTGATTGTTACGGATAAAGGAGATGGCGTGCCCAGTCTGGTCACGTTTGACCATTCAACACGCTACCTTACGCATGCTTCGCACATCTCTCCTTTTCGCACCCGCGGGGAAGATGAGCGAGAACTCACATCTCCCGAACTGGTTGGCCGCCTCATCCGGCATGATCCTTCCATTTCCCGCCCGCATATGCGCTCTGAAGTGCATTTTCGTATGGCACGCAGCCTGACTGTGCCTTTTATTCCGCTTCTGGCGGCTTCTTTGGCACTTATGCGCAAGCGCCAGCGCAACAATGCCGGTCTGCCTCTAGCCTTTATTATTATGGTTGGGTTTGACCACATCATCCAGTTTGGCCACAGCATGGTTGCCACCAAAAAGGCATCGCTCCTGCTTATCTGGGGGCCTGCTTTGGTCTTTATTGTCGGCTGCACTTTGCTGCTGCTTTATAAATCAGGAGCATTCCAGGTCTTAAAAGCCTGGCGTTCCCGCTCATCTGCCCAAAAAGCCCTGCCATGA
- a CDS encoding LptF/LptG family permease, which produces MSQSSSMPRHVLLRYLSMALLSRVIFCGAVLVGLLEILALLEQTTPILQRHLGIQGILSFAAMRAPFLLAGALPLSVLIGALLMLTQMTLASEIAILRACGLSTFGLYKYLIPATLVIGFAGVVLDDQVTPRSEQALAAWWNRTDPHPENGHAFWFHDGNRIAHIGYTSDGGNMLTKVDIYIRDASGRLQQILHAKSADYTHTRGWLLHNVDSITVEGEKTTRLPSVQDMGWDTSLHPWEFIRLSAENPPLSSTTILGMLRGRLPSHTSPGFLEAGLLERFLRPASLLVLLLIALPTIYIPPRTGTRSWVPVWCLGSGLLFIIVQGMLRAMGNAGLLPPAIATIPALIIFTLGAITVLLRNETR; this is translated from the coding sequence ATGAGCCAATCTTCAAGCATGCCCCGCCACGTTCTTCTCCGCTATCTTTCCATGGCGTTGCTCTCGCGCGTGATTTTTTGCGGTGCCGTTCTTGTCGGGCTTCTTGAAATTCTGGCTCTGCTTGAACAAACCACCCCTATTTTACAACGGCACTTGGGCATTCAGGGTATTCTGAGTTTTGCAGCCATGCGCGCCCCATTTCTGTTGGCAGGTGCGCTTCCATTAAGTGTGCTCATTGGCGCGCTGCTTATGCTCACCCAGATGACATTGGCCAGCGAGATTGCCATCCTGCGCGCCTGCGGCCTTTCTACCTTTGGGCTGTATAAATACCTTATCCCTGCCACCTTGGTGATTGGCTTTGCCGGTGTTGTGCTGGATGATCAGGTCACCCCCCGGTCTGAACAGGCATTGGCCGCGTGGTGGAACCGCACAGACCCACACCCTGAAAACGGGCATGCCTTCTGGTTTCATGATGGCAACCGTATTGCCCATATTGGTTATACGTCTGATGGCGGCAATATGCTGACCAAGGTGGATATCTACATCCGCGATGCTAGCGGGCGGCTCCAGCAGATTCTCCACGCCAAGTCGGCTGACTACACGCATACACGTGGCTGGCTCTTGCACAATGTTGATAGCATTACCGTGGAAGGCGAAAAAACCACACGTCTGCCTTCTGTTCAGGACATGGGGTGGGATACAAGCCTGCATCCGTGGGAGTTTATTCGCCTGTCTGCCGAAAATCCGCCGCTTTCTTCCACCACCATTCTGGGCATGTTACGTGGGCGCCTACCATCCCATACCAGCCCCGGTTTTCTGGAGGCCGGGCTGCTTGAACGCTTCTTGCGTCCGGCATCCTTGCTTGTTCTCTTGTTGATTGCGCTGCCCACAATCTATATCCCTCCACGGACAGGAACGCGCAGCTGGGTGCCAGTATGGTGCTTGGGCAGCGGGCTGTTGTTTATTATTGTGCAGGGTATGCTACGCGCAATGGGAAATGCGGGGTTGCTACCACCGGCCATTGCTACCATACCCGCACTGATTATTTTCACACTGGGGGCCATTACTGTGCTCCTGAGGAATGAAACACGATGA
- a CDS encoding nucleotidyltransferase family protein produces MTASSQGITAFILAGSRPGKPDPVALAEGVSHKALLPIGGVPMLLRVIDALQQVPQITRIAVCIENPQIIASIIPAGIDVIPARPEGPSASVLAGLARYGTPLLVTTADNALLQPSWVQELLCQSHPQADLAVAVAAETTIQRDVPHTQRTYIRLADLAFSGCNLFLFRTSVSARVADLWRHVEKNRKHPLRVAWLLGPSILLRALCGKLTRRALYQRIYRLTSAKAELVPLSDGRAAVDVDKPADVMLAEELAASLPACSFAKTLQK; encoded by the coding sequence ATGACCGCTTCCTCCCAAGGCATAACAGCCTTTATTCTGGCGGGCTCCCGCCCCGGCAAGCCAGATCCCGTTGCATTGGCCGAAGGCGTTTCTCACAAAGCGCTTCTGCCTATTGGCGGGGTGCCAATGCTTTTAAGGGTGATTGATGCACTGCAACAGGTTCCTCAAATCACGCGTATTGCTGTTTGCATTGAAAACCCGCAAATTATCGCCTCTATCATTCCTGCAGGAATAGACGTTATTCCGGCGCGCCCTGAAGGCCCTAGCGCAAGCGTGCTGGCTGGCCTTGCGCGCTATGGCACCCCTTTGTTGGTGACTACGGCAGATAATGCTCTGCTCCAGCCAAGCTGGGTGCAGGAATTGCTCTGCCAAAGCCACCCACAAGCGGACCTTGCTGTGGCCGTTGCAGCAGAAACAACTATACAGCGAGATGTGCCTCATACACAGCGCACCTATATCCGGCTTGCTGATCTGGCTTTTTCTGGCTGTAACCTGTTTTTATTCCGCACCTCTGTTTCTGCACGCGTGGCAGACCTGTGGCGGCATGTAGAGAAAAACCGCAAGCACCCTTTGCGTGTTGCATGGCTTTTAGGGCCGAGTATTTTGTTACGCGCCCTTTGTGGCAAGCTAACACGGCGCGCGCTTTATCAACGCATCTATCGCCTCACCAGCGCGAAAGCGGAACTTGTTCCACTTTCTGATGGCCGCGCCGCTGTAGATGTAGATAAACCTGCTGATGTTATGCTGGCAGAAGAACTTGCTGCTAGCCTTCCCGCTTGTTCCTTCGCAAAAACACTACAGAAATAA
- a CDS encoding metallophosphoesterase family protein: protein MGPYPVIGDVFFLSCVHIAHLSDPHLPLVGLPSLKEIRFKRILSLLSWQLRRRHLHKLPALQAVMQDIRHFHPDMVALTGDMTNLGLLKEFQNTRQWLLQQDLPPTLLIPGNHDALIKENSAAKQALWAEWLHNGTKAAPVAPSLLVKDHIALIGLNTAIPTLPFLASGKAEQTQLVLLADLLRRTRAMGLCRIVLLHHPPTQGIVSRRKGLDDFQAFQDVLRAEGAELVLYGHSHRAQITPIPGTDILAVSSTSASHIADEPEKSAGWNAISVHKQPDIWQITIQHRSLMPDGNLQDSQIRRVCSMHRLLPATSL from the coding sequence TACCCCGTCATCGGAGATGTGTTTTTCTTGTCCTGCGTTCATATCGCCCACCTGTCTGACCCACATCTGCCACTTGTCGGCTTGCCTTCTTTGAAGGAAATCCGCTTCAAGCGCATTCTCAGTTTGTTGTCATGGCAACTGCGGCGCAGGCATTTGCATAAACTACCGGCTTTGCAGGCAGTTATGCAGGATATCCGCCACTTTCACCCAGATATGGTTGCCCTGACAGGGGATATGACCAATCTGGGATTATTGAAGGAATTTCAAAACACACGGCAGTGGCTTTTACAGCAGGATTTACCCCCTACACTGCTTATCCCGGGCAATCATGATGCTCTGATCAAAGAGAACAGTGCTGCCAAACAGGCACTCTGGGCCGAATGGCTACATAACGGCACAAAGGCTGCACCGGTGGCCCCTTCACTACTGGTAAAAGATCACATTGCCCTTATTGGGCTAAATACAGCCATCCCCACCCTGCCCTTTCTGGCATCTGGCAAGGCAGAGCAAACCCAGCTTGTGCTTTTGGCGGATCTGTTGCGCCGCACACGCGCTATGGGTTTATGCCGGATTGTGTTACTTCATCACCCTCCGACGCAAGGTATTGTCAGCCGCCGCAAAGGGCTGGATGACTTTCAGGCGTTTCAAGATGTATTGCGTGCAGAAGGTGCTGAACTTGTGCTTTACGGGCATTCTCATCGTGCGCAAATCACCCCTATTCCGGGCACAGATATTCTGGCGGTCAGCAGCACCTCCGCTTCTCATATTGCGGATGAACCGGAAAAAAGTGCGGGGTGGAACGCCATTTCCGTGCACAAACAGCCCGACATCTGGCAAATCACCATTCAGCATCGCAGCTTAATGCCGGATGGAAACTTGCAAGACAGCCAGATAAGGCGTGTGTGCAGTATGCATCGCCTTTTGCCCGCAACCTCGCTATGA